A DNA window from Pedomonas mirosovicensis contains the following coding sequences:
- the ruvB gene encoding Holliday junction branch migration DNA helicase RuvB — MSDEQERLVAGARSEEDFLEASLRPQHLDEFIGQQTARENLRVFIEAAKARGDALDHVLFFGPPGLGKTTLAQIIAREMGVNFRATSGPVIAKAGDLAALLTNLEAGDVLFIDEIHRLNPAVEEVLYPAMEDRQLDLIIGSGPSARSVRIDLPQFTLVGATTRSGLITTPLRDRFGIPVRLQYYTTDELELVVRRGAKVLGTEIAPDGAREVAARSRGTPRIAGRLLRRVRDFAAVAGETVINRHVADAALTRLDVDRLGLDMMDRRYLSMIADTYHGGPVGVETISAALSEPRDTLEEVIEPYLIQIGFVARTARGRMLTPAAFEHLGLAPPSRTQQPLPLLDGEG; from the coding sequence ATGAGTGACGAGCAAGAGCGACTGGTGGCGGGAGCGCGCAGCGAGGAGGATTTCCTCGAGGCGAGCCTGCGCCCGCAGCATCTGGATGAGTTCATCGGCCAGCAGACGGCGCGGGAGAACCTGCGCGTCTTCATCGAGGCCGCCAAGGCGCGCGGCGATGCGCTGGACCATGTGCTGTTCTTCGGCCCGCCGGGGCTGGGCAAGACCACGCTCGCGCAGATCATCGCCCGCGAGATGGGCGTGAACTTCCGGGCGACGTCGGGTCCGGTCATCGCCAAGGCGGGGGATCTGGCCGCGCTGCTGACCAACCTGGAAGCAGGCGACGTTCTGTTCATCGACGAGATTCACCGGCTCAATCCGGCGGTGGAGGAAGTGCTCTACCCGGCGATGGAGGACCGGCAGCTGGACCTCATCATCGGCTCGGGGCCATCGGCGCGGTCGGTGCGGATCGACCTGCCGCAGTTCACGCTGGTGGGAGCAACGACACGCTCCGGCCTCATCACCACGCCGCTGAGGGATCGCTTCGGCATTCCAGTCAGGCTGCAATACTACACCACGGACGAGCTGGAGCTGGTGGTGCGGCGCGGGGCAAAGGTGCTGGGCACCGAGATTGCGCCGGACGGCGCGCGCGAGGTTGCGGCGCGCTCGCGCGGCACGCCGCGTATTGCGGGCCGCCTGCTGCGCCGGGTGCGAGATTTCGCGGCAGTGGCGGGCGAGACGGTCATCAACCGGCACGTGGCTGATGCGGCGCTGACGCGCCTCGACGTGGACCGGCTGGGGCTGGACATGATGGACCGGCGCTACCTCTCCATGATCGCGGACACCTACCACGGCGGCCCGGTGGGGGTTGAGACCATCTCGGCCGCGCTTTCCGAACCCCGCGATACGCTGGAGGAGGTGATCGAGCCCTATCTGATCCAGATCGGGTTCGTCGCCCGCACCGCGCGCGGGCGGATGCTGACCCCGGCGGCGTTCGAGCATCTGGGGCTTGCCCCGCCCAGCCGAACGCAACAGCCGCTTCCCCTTCTTGACGGGGAAGGGTAA
- the ybgC gene encoding tol-pal system-associated acyl-CoA thioesterase, which produces MTEAQHDDVAYQGRIDDGIHRYSLRIYFEDTDAGGVVYHANYLRFMERARTDMLRCVGIEQRQGLEAEGADKGNYVVGSLQIDYKRPAHLDDVVTVVSTVEAVRPASCIIRQRIVRKNEILTDARVTVAFVGEGGRPRRQPAAWREQFETLCRGEELQEEA; this is translated from the coding sequence ATGACTGAGGCACAGCACGACGACGTGGCCTATCAGGGCCGTATCGACGACGGTATCCATCGGTATTCGCTGCGAATCTACTTCGAGGATACCGATGCGGGCGGCGTGGTCTATCACGCCAACTACCTGCGGTTCATGGAGCGCGCCCGAACCGACATGCTCAGATGTGTTGGCATCGAACAGCGGCAGGGGCTTGAGGCGGAAGGAGCCGACAAGGGTAATTATGTCGTCGGGTCCCTCCAGATCGATTATAAGCGGCCGGCCCATCTGGACGACGTGGTGACGGTGGTCTCCACGGTCGAGGCCGTGCGGCCGGCAAGCTGCATCATCCGGCAACGGATTGTCAGGAAGAATGAAATACTGACTGACGCGAGGGTCACGGTCGCCTTTGTGGGCGAGGGTGGACGGCCGCGGCGTCAGCCGGCTGCCTGGCGGGAGCAGTTCGAGACGCTCTGCCGGGGCGAGGAACTCCAAGAGGAAGCGTGA